In the Nitrospirota bacterium genome, TACTCGAGACTTTCAAGTATGTGGGCTTTGCTCTGATCTGGGGCGTGGGGCCGCTGTACGTGATGACGTACGAACCGTATGCCTCGAAGTCCCCGTTCGGCATCGCACTCGGCATCACGGGGCTTGTCTGTATGCTGGTTGGAGCCGGGATGTACTCGCTCCGCAAACGCGCGGCGCGCTTCAAGAAAGTCGGCAAACTCTCGGGCTGGCTCTCGGCGCACATCGCGCTCTGCCTGGCGGGCCCCACGTTCATCATGTACCATGCCACGTTCAACGTTCTGGCGCCGAACTCGGGCGTCGCAATTTACAGCATGCTGATCGTCGTGGGCAGCGGGCTCTTCGGTAAATACATTCACGGCCACGTACTGCAGACGCTCGGCGGCGAACGCGCTGGCCTCAGACAGATCGAAAAGCAGCGGAGCCTGATTGATCTCGAAGTCGCGGGTCAGAGCGGAGTGCCGCAGAAACTGCTGGACAAGATCCAACAATTCTTCGAGGTCCGAACCGCCGTAAAGGACGTCGGCGTAGCGAAATCGTTCTACCTGCTGGCGAAGCTGGACGTGCTCGAGCGCGCCATTCTCCGGCAGGCTGCCGAAGAGTTCAAGGCCGGATTGCTGATGCGCCGCGACCTCAAGCCCCAGCAACGCGGGATGCTGGAGGTGGGGGGCCTTCAGGGGCTGGCGGTCAAGACCGGGTTTGAGAAGCGCATCGCATTGGTCGAGGCCACGGAGCGCGCGTTTCGGTTCTGGCACCACTTGCACCTGCCGCTGCTCGTCGTGCTGGTTGTCACCGTCGTCTTCCACCTGACGGCGGTCCTGCTATTCTAACCGTGTGCGGCTGATCCCTGGGCGGGCTGGTCGCCCGCTTCTCCTGCTCCTCCTGCTGGTTTCGGTTTGGCCCGCCATGGCCTATGGCATCAGCCTGTTCAAGGGCGTGATGCCCGGTAAGGTGGCCGAGCCGCACGTCAAGGTCGAGGAGAAGTGCTTCGAGTGCCACGCCGCCCTGGGCAGGTCGTTCCAACCCAAGTGTGTCATCTGCCACAAAGAGGTCGGTGCAGACCTGGCGAACACGCGCGGGTTTCACGGGAAGACCGACACCGCCAAGTGCGAGGTCTGTCACAGCGAGCACAAGGGCCGCGCCTTCCAGTTGGTCACGTTCGATAAGAAAACATTCGACCACCATAAGACCGAGTACCCGCTTGCGGGCAAACACCTGGAGGTCGCGTGCGACAAATGCCATCAGAAGCCCAAATTTCGCGAGACTCCGCGGGTGTGCTACCGATGCCATCAGGACGACGACTACCACAAAGGCACGCTGGGAAAGGAATGCGAGCAGTGCCACGTCGATACCTCGTGGAAAGAAATCCGTTTTGACCACGACAAGACCGACTTCCCGCTCGACGGGAAGCATGAGCCGGTCAAGTGCGAGCAGTGTCATACCAAGGAGTTGGACGTCAAACAGACTCCTACCGCGTGCGTGGCGTGCCACAAGAAGGCCGACCCGCACAAGGACATCTTGGGCGAGAAGTGCGAATCGTGTCACACCGACCGGGATTGGAAAACATCGATCATCTTTAACCACGACAAGACGGACTACCCCCTGACGGGAAGGCACCGCGACACGAAATGTTTAGACTGTCACAAAACCCCCAGGCTCCAAGAAACTCCGCAGGTCTGCTACACCTGTCACAAGAAAGACGACCGTCACAAAGGGAATCTGGGCATGCAGTGTGCCGACTGCCATACCACTGCCGACTGGAAAAAGTTTCGCTTCGACCACTCCAAGACGCGCTATCCGCTCGTGGGGAAGCACGTCGAGGTCGGGTGCGATCAGTGTCACGCGGGCGAGCGGTACCAGAACATTCCGATGGAATGCGCTGGGTGTCACAAAGCCGATGACCCCCACAAGAACAAACAATTCAAGAATATCTTGGGCTTGAAGTGCGAGACGTGCCACACGGAACGCGACTGGAAGAAGCCGACCTTCGACCACAACAAGACCGACTTTCGGCTCCTCGACACACACCGCGAGACAGAGTGCCTTGCGTGTCACACCACGCCCAAACTGGACCAGACGCCGACCACGTGCATCGGCTGCCATCGCAAGGATGATGTACACAAGGACAAGCTCGGAAATCGCTGCGAGACCTGTCACGACGCCAAGACCTGGAAGAAGGCGCCGACCTTCGACCACCAGAAGACCGAATTTCCGCTCAGAGGCAAGCATGAGCCGGTCGAGTGTAAGACGTGCCATCGGACGCAACTGTTCGCCGATACGACGAAGGTCTGTTTTGAGTGCCACAAGAAGGACGACGACCACAAAGGGAAGTTCGGCACGAAGTGCGAGCGCTGCCATACCGACCGAACGTGGGAGCGGAAAGACTTCGATCATCGCAAGGAGACCGGCTACGCCCTGCAAGGAGCGCACGGGAAGGTCAAGTGCACGGAGTGCCACATCCGGCCGCTCTTCACGACCAGGACTCCGACCGTCTGCGGCGTTTGCCACCGCAACGACGACCTCCACGACGGGGCGCTCGGGCCGCGTTGCGACAAGTGCCACACGGTTGTCGAGTTCGCGATTAGGCGATAACACGCGCCTCCGCTTGACCCGACGTGGGGCTTGCCGTAGGATGCGGCCGGTTCAATGGCCATTCCGAAGGCCATTCCATGACGGCGACCACACTGATCGAGGAGGGCATGACCCGGAGCGCGGCGGCGGTGTTGGCCGGCTATTTTCTGTTGGCCGTGTCCATTGCGTCAAAGTTCTGGTTGATCCGGTATTTTTCCCCCCAAATATTGCCCGCACCCGGCGAAGACGTGTTTCCGCATCCCGGATGGCTCCTCGCCCTGTTGGGCTCGGACGTCGCGCTCATGATTGCGGCGGGGTACGTCACCGCCAGGGTCGCTCGTCGCGCGCCGATCGCTCACGCGGTGGTCCTGGGGGCGGTCATGGTGGTGCTCGGCCTGACGTGGATGCTCGCGTTCCGGGGGTGGCTTCCGCTCTGGTACCAGGTGGTGCTCGTGTCCCTTGCGATTCCGGCCGCCGCAACCGGCGGGTCCTTGCGGGGCGGGTAGCGACCGCGGGGACGCGGAGTCTTCCGCGGATCCCCGGCGCAGAAAAGGAGGGTTCGATGACCGGTCGGTGGTTACGCAACGCGTTTCTCGCGGGATGGGTGATCTTCGCGCTGGTTGGCGCCGCTGTCGCAGCCGATCCGACGAACACGATGTCGGAGTTGGAGCGCTATGTGCGGATTCAGATCGAGATCGGCGCCGCGATGAAGGAGTTTTTCTCCACCATGGGACCTGGGGCCGGCAGCCCGCCTCCCAGTGAGCGGGAGGCGATGGTGGCGCAGATCGATCAGACGGTCGCGAGTATCCTGAAGAAATACGGCCTCACCACCGAGGAGTACAACGCCCGCAAGCGCGAGGTGTTCAGCGATCAAGACGCCGTCAACGCGTTTTTGGCCCAGCACCCCGACCTGAAGGCCCAGTGGGAGGCCCTGCCGTTCAGGGGTGGCGGCGGGCACGGTCGTTCTCGACCGCCTGCGGAGTGACCTCGGCTAGTCCGACGCGGCCTTCCCTGCCAAGTCGTAGAGCCACAAGCCCACCCATTCGTTGATCGCGCGCGTGCTGTGGTGCAGGTTCCGGATATCCGGAAGGTATTCTTTGATCCCGGATTCGCGCGCGCCTGCGAGGTATCCGCAGGGGAACGCCGCGGGCTCAAACCCATGCTGTTTGAACAGCGCCATCGCACGCGGCATGTGGAGGGCGGACGTGACGAGGGCAATGCGCACGCGTGCCCCCAGGAGCTTCTTCGTCTCCACCGCGTTTTCGTAAGTGGTTCGGGAGCGGGATTCGATCTCGATCGTCGCGGGCGAAGGCCCGAACGTCTGCAGCGTGCGGGCCATGATCTCGGCTTCGGGGGTGTAATCGGCGAACGGGTCCGCGTTGCCGCCGGACAACACCAGCACCGGCGCGAGGCCCTGCGTCACCAGGCTTCGACCGCAGAGCAGCCGTTCGAGCGACGCCGGCTGGAGCTGGTCCTCGGCGCGCAAGCCGCCCCGTCGACTGACGCCTCCCGCGAGGACCACGACCGCGTCGTACCAAGGCTTGGCCGGCGGCTTTTCGATCCGGGCGGGTTCGGGATAACGGTGCTCGAGCGTGCGGGCCAGCGTGCGGGCCACTGGAGGGAGCGACAGGCCGTACGTCAGCACCAGGGCCGCCACCAGGCAGGTTTGCAGCAATCGGCGGCGGCCGCGCCATAACCCGAACAGCGCGAGGACCAGCAACAGCAGAATCCAACTCAGCGGGTAGACGGCGATTTTGACGATCTTGTACGCGGCGTAGACGAACGAGGACATTGAATGGTCACCGAGTCGGCCGAGCACGCTTGTAGCAGAAAACCGGCCAATGATCAAAGGGAGCAACGTTCCGGACCCGGGTACGAGCGGCTGGGACGGCGGTAGAATCTCCTTGACAAGCGACCGCAATTTTTGTGTTAATACCTGCTTTGCAAGCTCGGGTTGACGATGGAACAGGGGTGTTTCTGATGAGCAAGACGTTTTCAGCGAAGAAGGCCGACGTGAAGGCGGCCTGGCACCTCGTGGACGCGGACGGCCAGATTTTGGGACGGCTGGCCACGCAGGTGGCGATTTTACTGCGGGGCAAACACAAGGCGATTTTCACCCCGCACGTGGACACCGGCGATCACGTGATCGTGATCAACGCCGACAAGGTCCGGCTGACCGGCGACAAATTGCGGCAAAAAATCTATCGCCGCCACAGCGGGTATCCCGGGGGGCTCAAGGAAGTGTCGGCCGGCATCCTGCTCCGAGAGAAACCGGAGCGGCTCGTGACCCTGGCGATCAACGGCATGCTCCCCAAGAATAAACTCGGGAAACACTTGGCCACCAAGCTGCGCGTGTACCGGGGCGCGACGCACCCGCACGTGGCGCAGGCCCCTCAACCGTTCACGCTCAAGACCCGCCAGCAAGGAGGCGCATAATGGCCGCTCCATTCTCCGGAACCGGACGTCGCAAGAGCGCGGTCGCGCGGGTGATCCTTCGGCCGGGCAACGGGATGATTCTGATCAACCAGCGGCCCTACGAGGAATATTTCCCTCGCGACGCGTGGAAGTTCCAAGTGCGACAACCGCTTGAAGCCACCAGCCTGATGGGCCGGTACGACGTGTCCGTGAACGTCGCGGGCGGAGGGTTGAGCGGTCAGGCGGGCGCGGTCCGCCACGGCATTGCGCGCGCGCTGCTGGAGGTCAACGGGACCTTGAGGCCGCGGCTCAAAGCCGACGGACTGCTGAGTCGGGACCCGCGGGTCAAAGAGCGCAAGAAGTATGGGCAGAAGGGCGCCCGTCGGCGCTTCCAGTTTTCGAAACGGTAACGACCTCAACCAGGATCGATCAAGGGGAAGGTCAACCGGCCTTCCCCTTTTTCGTGGAATCGACGCGCGATGTCCCGGCGTGGGCCGAATGATCATGGCACCCTGGGTGAGGGCGTTGCGCTGAGAAGGCGGATGGCACAGGCCAAACCGATTCGGGTCGCGGTGGTCGGCGCCACGGGATACACCGGCGGCGAACTGCTGCGCCTTTTGGTGGGCCACACGGGGGTGCGGCTCACCGTGGTCACCTCGGAACAGTCCGCGGGCAAACCCGTGTCCGAGGTGTTCCCCTCGCTCGCAAGGGTGATCGACGCGCCGCTCGTCGCGTTCGACGCGGAGAAGGTGGCGGCGAACGC is a window encoding:
- a CDS encoding YdcF family protein, whose translation is MSSFVYAAYKIVKIAVYPLSWILLLLVLALFGLWRGRRRLLQTCLVAALVLTYGLSLPPVARTLARTLEHRYPEPARIEKPPAKPWYDAVVVLAGGVSRRGGLRAEDQLQPASLERLLCGRSLVTQGLAPVLVLSGGNADPFADYTPEAEIMARTLQTFGPSPATIEIESRSRTTYENAVETKKLLGARVRIALVTSALHMPRAMALFKQHGFEPAAFPCGYLAGARESGIKEYLPDIRNLHHSTRAINEWVGLWLYDLAGKAASD
- the rpsI gene encoding 30S ribosomal protein S9, with the translated sequence MAAPFSGTGRRKSAVARVILRPGNGMILINQRPYEEYFPRDAWKFQVRQPLEATSLMGRYDVSVNVAGGGLSGQAGAVRHGIARALLEVNGTLRPRLKADGLLSRDPRVKERKKYGQKGARRRFQFSKR
- a CDS encoding DUF4168 domain-containing protein, with product MTGRWLRNAFLAGWVIFALVGAAVAADPTNTMSELERYVRIQIEIGAAMKEFFSTMGPGAGSPPPSEREAMVAQIDQTVASILKKYGLTTEEYNARKREVFSDQDAVNAFLAQHPDLKAQWEALPFRGGGGHGRSRPPAE
- a CDS encoding cytochrome C, with the protein product MAYGISLFKGVMPGKVAEPHVKVEEKCFECHAALGRSFQPKCVICHKEVGADLANTRGFHGKTDTAKCEVCHSEHKGRAFQLVTFDKKTFDHHKTEYPLAGKHLEVACDKCHQKPKFRETPRVCYRCHQDDDYHKGTLGKECEQCHVDTSWKEIRFDHDKTDFPLDGKHEPVKCEQCHTKELDVKQTPTACVACHKKADPHKDILGEKCESCHTDRDWKTSIIFNHDKTDYPLTGRHRDTKCLDCHKTPRLQETPQVCYTCHKKDDRHKGNLGMQCADCHTTADWKKFRFDHSKTRYPLVGKHVEVGCDQCHAGERYQNIPMECAGCHKADDPHKNKQFKNILGLKCETCHTERDWKKPTFDHNKTDFRLLDTHRETECLACHTTPKLDQTPTTCIGCHRKDDVHKDKLGNRCETCHDAKTWKKAPTFDHQKTEFPLRGKHEPVECKTCHRTQLFADTTKVCFECHKKDDDHKGKFGTKCERCHTDRTWERKDFDHRKETGYALQGAHGKVKCTECHIRPLFTTRTPTVCGVCHRNDDLHDGALGPRCDKCHTVVEFAIRR
- the rplM gene encoding 50S ribosomal protein L13; this encodes MSKTFSAKKADVKAAWHLVDADGQILGRLATQVAILLRGKHKAIFTPHVDTGDHVIVINADKVRLTGDKLRQKIYRRHSGYPGGLKEVSAGILLREKPERLVTLAINGMLPKNKLGKHLATKLRVYRGATHPHVAQAPQPFTLKTRQQGGA